From the Quercus lobata isolate SW786 chromosome 6, ValleyOak3.0 Primary Assembly, whole genome shotgun sequence genome, one window contains:
- the LOC115950526 gene encoding purple acid phosphatase 15-like isoform X3: protein MGFASMSVIELVLVLSLSFFHGGEGVLSTLDGPFKPVTVPLDNSSRGKAVDLSDTDPVVQRVVEGFEPEQISLSLSATYDSVWISWITGEFHIGYNITSLDPKTVASVVQYGVYGLPITDEATGYSLVYNQLYPFEGLQNYTSGIIHHVRLTGLMPDTLYQYQCGDPSISAMSDINYFRTMPVSGPHSYPSRVAVVGDLGLTFNTTSTVDHMISNHPDLVLLVGDVSYANLYLTNGTGSDCYSCSFSQTPIHETYQPRWDYWGRYMQPLVSKVPIMVVEGNHEIEQQAENQTFVAYSSRFAFPSEESGSSSTFYYSFNAGGIHFIMLGAYISYNKPEDQYKWLERDLASVDREVTPWLVAAWHPPWYSTYMAHYREAECMRVEMEDILYKYGVDIVFNGHVHAYERSNRVYNYTLDPCGPIHIVVGDGGNREKMAIAHADEAGNCPEPSTTPDKYMGGFCAFNFTSGPAEGKFCWDQQPDYSAYRESSFGHGILEVQNETHALWTWHRNKDMYNLAGDEIYIVRQPDRCPVDSGGF, encoded by the exons ATGGGTTTTGCCTCAATGTCTGTAATTGAACTTGTTTTGGTGCTTTCACTAAGCTTCTTTCATGGTGGTGAGGGTGTTCTATCTACACTTGATGGACCTTTTAAGCCTGTCACGGTCCCTCTTGATAACTCTTCTCGTGGGAAAGCGGTGGACTTGTCAGACACTGATCCGGTTGTGCAAAGAGTTGTTGAAGGTTTCGAACCTGAGCAAATTTCATTGTCTCTCTCTGCAACCTATGACTCTGTGTGGATTTCTTGGATCACAG GTGAATTCCATATCGGGTACAACATAACATCATTAGATCCTAAAACTGTAGCAAGTGTTGTTCAATATGGAGTGTATGGATTGCCAATAACTGATGAAGCAACGGGTTATTCGCTTGTTTATAATCAACTTTATCCTTTTGAAGGCCTTCAGAACTACACTTCTGGAATTATCCACCATGTTCGCCTCACAG GGCTGATGCCCGACACACTATATCAGTATCAATGTGGAGATCCATCAATATCAGCAATGAGTGATATAAATTATTTCAGGACAATGCCTGTTTCTGGACCCCATAGTTACCCTAGCAGAGTAGCAGTGGTGGGGGACCTTGGTCTCACATTCAATACCACATCAACTGTGGACCACATGATCAGTAACCATCCTGATCTTGTTCTACTGGTTGGTGATGTTAGTTATGCTAACTTGTATCTCACAAATGGAACTGGGTCTGATTgctactcttgttcattttcACAAACTCCCATTCATGAAACTTATCAGCCACGTTGGGATTACTGGGGAAG GTACATGCAGCCTCTTGTGTCTAAAGTTCCAATAATGGTGGTAGAAGGGAACCATGAAATTGAACAACAGGCTGAAAATCAGACTTTTGTTGCTTACAGTTCTAGGTTTGCATTCCCATCTGAAGAGAGTGGATCATCATCCACATTCTACTATTCTTTTAATGCAGGTGGGATACATTTTATCATGCTTGGTGCCTACATATCTTATAACAAACCAG AGGATCAATACAAGTGGTTGGAGAGAGACCTGGCTTCTGTTGACAGAGAAGTTACTCCATGGTTGGTAGCTGCGTGGCATCCACCTTGGTATAGCACCTACATGGCACATTACAGAGAAGCAGAGTGTATGAGGGTAGAGATGGAAGACATACTGTACAAGTATGGTGTGGACATTGTATTCAATGGACAT GTTCATGCCTATGAGAGGTCAAACCGAGTATATAACTACACTCTGGATCCCTGTGGCCCCATTCATATTGTAGTCGGTGATGGAGGTAATCGGGAGAAGATGGCAATTGCACATGCTGATGAAGCTGGGAACTGCCCAGAACCATCTACAACACCAGATAAATATATGGGTGGGTTCTGTGCATTCAATTTCACGTCAGGCCCTGCAGAAGGTAAGTTCTGTTGGGACCAGCAGCCAGATTATAGTGCATACAGAGAAAGTAGCTTTGGTCATGGGATTCTAGAG GTACAAAATGAGACTCATGCTTTGTGGACTTGGCACCGTAATAAGGACATGTACAACCTTGCTGGAGATGAGATATACATTGTAAGGCAGCCTGATAGGTGCCCAGTTGATTCGGGAG GTTTCTAA
- the LOC115950526 gene encoding purple acid phosphatase 15-like isoform X1 produces MGFASMSVIELVLVLSLSFFHGGEGVLSTLDGPFKPVTVPLDNSSRGKAVDLSDTDPVVQRVVEGFEPEQISLSLSATYDSVWISWITGEFHIGYNITSLDPKTVASVVQYGVYGLPITDEATGYSLVYNQLYPFEGLQNYTSGIIHHVRLTGLMPDTLYQYQCGDPSISAMSDINYFRTMPVSGPHSYPSRVAVVGDLGLTFNTTSTVDHMISNHPDLVLLVGDVSYANLYLTNGTGSDCYSCSFSQTPIHETYQPRWDYWGRYMQPLVSKVPIMVVEGNHEIEQQAENQTFVAYSSRFAFPSEESGSSSTFYYSFNAGGIHFIMLGAYISYNKPEDQYKWLERDLASVDREVTPWLVAAWHPPWYSTYMAHYREAECMRVEMEDILYKYGVDIVFNGHVHAYERSNRVYNYTLDPCGPIHIVVGDGGNREKMAIAHADEAGNCPEPSTTPDKYMGGFCAFNFTSGPAEGKFCWDQQPDYSAYRESSFGHGILEVQNETHALWTWHRNKDMYNLAGDEIYIVRQPDRCPVDSGGNLLRRRSKLYYIFYLTY; encoded by the exons ATGGGTTTTGCCTCAATGTCTGTAATTGAACTTGTTTTGGTGCTTTCACTAAGCTTCTTTCATGGTGGTGAGGGTGTTCTATCTACACTTGATGGACCTTTTAAGCCTGTCACGGTCCCTCTTGATAACTCTTCTCGTGGGAAAGCGGTGGACTTGTCAGACACTGATCCGGTTGTGCAAAGAGTTGTTGAAGGTTTCGAACCTGAGCAAATTTCATTGTCTCTCTCTGCAACCTATGACTCTGTGTGGATTTCTTGGATCACAG GTGAATTCCATATCGGGTACAACATAACATCATTAGATCCTAAAACTGTAGCAAGTGTTGTTCAATATGGAGTGTATGGATTGCCAATAACTGATGAAGCAACGGGTTATTCGCTTGTTTATAATCAACTTTATCCTTTTGAAGGCCTTCAGAACTACACTTCTGGAATTATCCACCATGTTCGCCTCACAG GGCTGATGCCCGACACACTATATCAGTATCAATGTGGAGATCCATCAATATCAGCAATGAGTGATATAAATTATTTCAGGACAATGCCTGTTTCTGGACCCCATAGTTACCCTAGCAGAGTAGCAGTGGTGGGGGACCTTGGTCTCACATTCAATACCACATCAACTGTGGACCACATGATCAGTAACCATCCTGATCTTGTTCTACTGGTTGGTGATGTTAGTTATGCTAACTTGTATCTCACAAATGGAACTGGGTCTGATTgctactcttgttcattttcACAAACTCCCATTCATGAAACTTATCAGCCACGTTGGGATTACTGGGGAAG GTACATGCAGCCTCTTGTGTCTAAAGTTCCAATAATGGTGGTAGAAGGGAACCATGAAATTGAACAACAGGCTGAAAATCAGACTTTTGTTGCTTACAGTTCTAGGTTTGCATTCCCATCTGAAGAGAGTGGATCATCATCCACATTCTACTATTCTTTTAATGCAGGTGGGATACATTTTATCATGCTTGGTGCCTACATATCTTATAACAAACCAG AGGATCAATACAAGTGGTTGGAGAGAGACCTGGCTTCTGTTGACAGAGAAGTTACTCCATGGTTGGTAGCTGCGTGGCATCCACCTTGGTATAGCACCTACATGGCACATTACAGAGAAGCAGAGTGTATGAGGGTAGAGATGGAAGACATACTGTACAAGTATGGTGTGGACATTGTATTCAATGGACAT GTTCATGCCTATGAGAGGTCAAACCGAGTATATAACTACACTCTGGATCCCTGTGGCCCCATTCATATTGTAGTCGGTGATGGAGGTAATCGGGAGAAGATGGCAATTGCACATGCTGATGAAGCTGGGAACTGCCCAGAACCATCTACAACACCAGATAAATATATGGGTGGGTTCTGTGCATTCAATTTCACGTCAGGCCCTGCAGAAGGTAAGTTCTGTTGGGACCAGCAGCCAGATTATAGTGCATACAGAGAAAGTAGCTTTGGTCATGGGATTCTAGAG GTACAAAATGAGACTCATGCTTTGTGGACTTGGCACCGTAATAAGGACATGTACAACCTTGCTGGAGATGAGATATACATTGTAAGGCAGCCTGATAGGTGCCCAGTTGATTCGGGAG GAAATCTACTTAGAAGACGCTCAAAGCTGTactatattttctatttgaCCTATTAG
- the LOC115950526 gene encoding purple acid phosphatase 15-like isoform X2, which translates to MGFASMSVIELVLVLSLSFFHGGEGVLSTLDGPFKPVTVPLDNSSRGKAVDLSDTDPVVQRVVEGFEPEQISLSLSATYDSVWISWITGEFHIGYNITSLDPKTVASVVQYGVYGLPITDEATGYSLVYNQLYPFEGLQNYTSGIIHHVRLTGLMPDTLYQYQCGDPSISAMSDINYFRTMPVSGPHSYPSRVAVVGDLGLTFNTTSTVDHMISNHPDLVLLVGDVSYANLYLTNGTGSDCYSCSFSQTPIHETYQPRWDYWGRYMQPLVSKVPIMVVEGNHEIEQQAENQTFVAYSSRFAFPSEESGSSSTFYYSFNAGGIHFIMLGAYISYNKPEDQYKWLERDLASVDREVTPWLVAAWHPPWYSTYMAHYREAECMRVEMEDILYKYGVDIVFNGHVHAYERSNRVYNYTLDPCGPIHIVVGDGGNREKMAIAHADEAGNCPEPSTTPDKYMGGFCAFNFTSGPAEGKFCWDQQPDYSAYRESSFGHGILEVQNETHALWTWHRNKDMYNLAGDEIYIVRQPDRCPVDSGGT; encoded by the exons ATGGGTTTTGCCTCAATGTCTGTAATTGAACTTGTTTTGGTGCTTTCACTAAGCTTCTTTCATGGTGGTGAGGGTGTTCTATCTACACTTGATGGACCTTTTAAGCCTGTCACGGTCCCTCTTGATAACTCTTCTCGTGGGAAAGCGGTGGACTTGTCAGACACTGATCCGGTTGTGCAAAGAGTTGTTGAAGGTTTCGAACCTGAGCAAATTTCATTGTCTCTCTCTGCAACCTATGACTCTGTGTGGATTTCTTGGATCACAG GTGAATTCCATATCGGGTACAACATAACATCATTAGATCCTAAAACTGTAGCAAGTGTTGTTCAATATGGAGTGTATGGATTGCCAATAACTGATGAAGCAACGGGTTATTCGCTTGTTTATAATCAACTTTATCCTTTTGAAGGCCTTCAGAACTACACTTCTGGAATTATCCACCATGTTCGCCTCACAG GGCTGATGCCCGACACACTATATCAGTATCAATGTGGAGATCCATCAATATCAGCAATGAGTGATATAAATTATTTCAGGACAATGCCTGTTTCTGGACCCCATAGTTACCCTAGCAGAGTAGCAGTGGTGGGGGACCTTGGTCTCACATTCAATACCACATCAACTGTGGACCACATGATCAGTAACCATCCTGATCTTGTTCTACTGGTTGGTGATGTTAGTTATGCTAACTTGTATCTCACAAATGGAACTGGGTCTGATTgctactcttgttcattttcACAAACTCCCATTCATGAAACTTATCAGCCACGTTGGGATTACTGGGGAAG GTACATGCAGCCTCTTGTGTCTAAAGTTCCAATAATGGTGGTAGAAGGGAACCATGAAATTGAACAACAGGCTGAAAATCAGACTTTTGTTGCTTACAGTTCTAGGTTTGCATTCCCATCTGAAGAGAGTGGATCATCATCCACATTCTACTATTCTTTTAATGCAGGTGGGATACATTTTATCATGCTTGGTGCCTACATATCTTATAACAAACCAG AGGATCAATACAAGTGGTTGGAGAGAGACCTGGCTTCTGTTGACAGAGAAGTTACTCCATGGTTGGTAGCTGCGTGGCATCCACCTTGGTATAGCACCTACATGGCACATTACAGAGAAGCAGAGTGTATGAGGGTAGAGATGGAAGACATACTGTACAAGTATGGTGTGGACATTGTATTCAATGGACAT GTTCATGCCTATGAGAGGTCAAACCGAGTATATAACTACACTCTGGATCCCTGTGGCCCCATTCATATTGTAGTCGGTGATGGAGGTAATCGGGAGAAGATGGCAATTGCACATGCTGATGAAGCTGGGAACTGCCCAGAACCATCTACAACACCAGATAAATATATGGGTGGGTTCTGTGCATTCAATTTCACGTCAGGCCCTGCAGAAGGTAAGTTCTGTTGGGACCAGCAGCCAGATTATAGTGCATACAGAGAAAGTAGCTTTGGTCATGGGATTCTAGAG GTACAAAATGAGACTCATGCTTTGTGGACTTGGCACCGTAATAAGGACATGTACAACCTTGCTGGAGATGAGATATACATTGTAAGGCAGCCTGATAGGTGCCCAGTTGATTCGGGAGGTACTTGA